From the Roseofilum reptotaenium CS-1145 genome, the window AACAAATCAGCCAACTGTTGCAGCAACCGAATCAAAGCTATCGGGTCATTATCCAAGTTCTGACCCAGTTAGGCTATCAACCTGCTCTAGAGGCAATTCAACCGTTTATAGACTCAGACGATCTGTGTATTTCCAGTGTGGCGATCGCCGCGACTTGTCAGTTAAGTGGTGATTTCAGTTCCATGGATCGGGTAGTGGGCTTTCTGCATAGTGACAATCTTAATGTGCGCCGAGCTTGCATCCAAGATTTAATGGATACTCATCATTATCCAGCTCTGCCCAGAATTGTCCAATGTCCGGTTTCCATTGTATTTCGTCTGCGAGGGATTAAACATCTGGCTCAAAGTGGAATTGCTGCCCAGAAATTCACCTTTTCCGAGGTCGAACCCTATTTTGACCAGGTCATCCGAGATCATCCAGATACCCTAGAATTTGTCCATGAATATGACCAAACCCCCACCATAGAGTTTGCGATTAATGAACTCTATAGCACGGATTTTGGGCGCTGTTATTTAGCCAGCCATACCCTCCTGCACACCTACCCACAAGAGGCACCAGAAGCTTTATTAGCCACGTTTGCTGACAAAGCAAATAATGATTATGGCGCTCATTATCATGTGGTCAAACTCTTGGGATGGCTAGGGTACTCACCTGCCTACAATTTGCTGGTAGAAGCCTTGCACAATGAAGCTCCTCAATTCCAAAAATCTAGGGCTGCTGCGGCGATCGCCCTAGGGAATTTAGGGGCAACAGAAGCCATTCCCCTGTTACATGAGGCCCTGAAAACATCGATTTTCGATCTCAAGTATGCAGCTCTCTTGGCATTAGACCAATTAGGAGATCGTAAAGGAGGGGAGATCTGTGCCCAAGATCAGGATTTAATCTTACAAGCCAAAGCTCTAACTCAGGCTTCTCATTAATCGGTCAACCCTTATTACAGTTCTTCATCAAACACTGGGGGCCAAATTTCGGCAATTGAAAGTTCCCAACCCGGCAATAATTCTGGAATAGTCAACGTATCTTCACTGCTGAGAACAACGGGTTTACTGTTCGCACGGTAAACCGTCACTATTAGATTTTTGGGGTCAACTAAAATCCCAACTTGACTCCCTAACTCCAAAAATTTCTCCAGTTTTTCCACCAAGGGTTTAATATTGTCAGATGCTGACCGAACTTCAATAGCTAAATCTGGAACCAGTTCGGCAAAAGCACGGGGAGCTTGACGCATTTTCTGGGCAGGAACAAAAGAAACATCTGGCCCCCGTAAATTGCCATCCGGTAAGCGAAACCCTGCCGAAGAGCCAGTAACATAACCCAAAGATCTGGGAATTACCCAATTTTGTAAGAAAAAGATTAATCGGGCAATAATCACTTCGGAAACATAATCGGATAATCCCATAACAATAATTTTACCATCTACTAATTCGGTTCTATAGTCCAGATGAGCATCGCTTAATTGGGTTTGCAGTTGTTCTAGGTCTTTAACAGTCAGAGACATCGTGTTCTTCCTCCTTAATGGTTACTTATAGTGTTTCTCTCTTCTATGAGGTACAGCTTGAAGCCTTAGAACCTAAGCCATACAAGCTATTGCCTATTGCCTAGCGCGAAGCGCTATATTATCGAATAGGTAAGAAGATCGTCATCACTTCTCCTTGCTTGGGTCGTTGACGGATCAAAAATTTACCCCCGATCGCCTCAAACAGGTTTTTGGTGACGCTCAGATTCAGGCTCAGATTCCCCGTTTCTGGTTGAAACATCAACACTTGACCCAATGCTTTAAAAGGAGACAAACTAGGGCAAGCTTGAGGTGTTTCTGAGATTAATTGTAATTTCAGTTGATTGCCTGCGGGAGTCACTTCGACTTGTACATGGGAACCGGTGGGCAACGTCGAGGTGAAATTCTGAATCACATTGGTTAACACTTGATCCAATAAATGAGGGTCACTGACGACTGTAGGCGTATGTTGAGGTAAAACCACATCTAAGGTTACGTTACGACGACCGGCTTGTTTCTGCCATTGAGGAATACCGTCCTGAAACACCTGGGCTAGAGAAGTCGTGGTTAACTGGGTAGATTGGGACTTGGTGGGTGTAGTTTCGAGTTCTACAGCCCGGAAAATGAGATTAAAGCGATCGATCTGTTCCGTACATTCGCGATCAATGGTGTGCAGACGCTTCAACACTTCGGGGGGGAGATTAGAGCGTTTGAGCAACAGGCGAGTATAGGTGCGAATTGTCGCCAAGGGAGTTTTGACTCCATGGGCGATCGCCTGAAGCAATTCTAGATCGGGTTGAGAGGCCGTTGTTGTCGGTGATGGGGGCGTTTGTTTTTTCACTCTCTCTGAAGATCGATCGGCAGTCGATACCGCAACCGAAGGTTCAGGGAGATATTGAACCATCAACCGACTAAATGCCGTTACCGTTTGATACCCTGGAGCAACGGGAGGAAACTGGTGATACAGGTTATCCAGATGCTGCACATCCTCCGGAGTCCCAGTCAGGCAAACTCGCGATCGCAAAGCATTCCAAGCCCGTTCAACATCCTGGGGGTCAAAGGAAAACTGAAATCCCAGATCTCCGGTCGTTTGGGGGGCGATCGCCATGACCAAACTCAATGAAGGGGTTAACACCACAGCAAATTGTTCATAATGCAGCGGATCTTGAGGTGCTAATAGGGTTTTGGCAGTGAGCGGACAAGATGACTGATCGGACGAGAGAGGAGCACCATCGTAGAGCGGGGAAGAGCCAACTGGAGTGAGGGGTAAGTCTCCCGATTCGGAAGGAGATGGAGGGAGTTTAAACAGCAAAGAATGAGTTTCTTGCAGGGGTAAAAACAGCCAAGAGGTAATCTGGGGATGGGGATGGGCTAGAATAGGAGAGCTACAGAGAATTAAGCCTTGGGAAAGTTCGTCTCGATCGAGCAAATCATTTAATGCGGCGATCGCTCCACACCAAGATCGTTCAGCCTTATGTTGACCATTGGCGATCGGCTCCAACTGCCCTAAAATTTCACTTAACGTTGGCATCATCCACTCAAACATAACCATTTCCCCCATCTGGCGCGAATTATGACAGATCTTACCTGTGAGGGTATCGGTCTTTTTAGGCAATTGACTAGGAGGTGAACCGAATAAATCAGTTGCAATTTCCGGATCGCCAACTCTTGACTCTTAACTGTCCACCGTCTTAGTTATCCTCCCCACAAGGGTCATTAAATTTCGTATAAAAACTACCGTATTGTAACCAATACTGTTTTAAGTTATGATTAGGGGTGTGCAAGCTAGCCTTGGCTTGATACAAAATCACCTGTCGATGTTGACCAATCCAAACCCGCCGAGCTGGTTCTACAGAAATCAAAGTTCCGCCCAAACTCGATACACATTCTTCAAATCGTTCTACCGCTGAATATTCTACACTTTGAAATATAAAAAAACTACCGGAACAGATTAAATAGCGATTTCTAATCCAGTTTCGCATTTTTTGACAAGCCACTGGGGGTATCACAGCTCTCTCCACTCAGAACTTTTCAACTCTCTAGAGCAAAACAAGGGGTTTTAACCCCTTGTTTATCTGTCCAATGATTGACTACCAGGGCACAGTATTATGGCGATTTTTATGCCACTTCTGTAATGCTCACAATCTTACCACCGGCTCGATGAATCCGTTGGATTTGGGGAGTCATTTTTGCTCCAGAGACTAAATACCGAGTTGTACTAACATGGCGGGGACAATCAAACTTAGATCCGGTTACCAGAATCTCAAAGGTCTTCTCGGTTGCATCTTGATAGGCAGCTACACGACCACCTGTGGAAGGCAACTTAATTTTCGTTGTTGAATTGGTAGCCACATCTTGTACCAACCGAGAACCTTTAAATGCGCTATCTACGCCTGCATTACCTTGGTATAAAGACAAAGTGCGGTTGTAGTCAACTTGCTTTAGTCCGACTTGGCTGATTGAACCTTGATAGTAAGGAACGATATTGTCTCCAAACTTCTCTTGGTATTCCACACTATCGATATAGGAATCGATTTCGGCATCATAACCTTGCTCAATACACAGAGTAATATGTTCCGAAAGTTCCGCCTGAT encodes:
- a CDS encoding CpeR family transcriptional regulator; this translates as MRNWIRNRYLICSGSFFIFQSVEYSAVERFEECVSSLGGTLISVEPARRVWIGQHRQVILYQAKASLHTPNHNLKQYWLQYGSFYTKFNDPCGEDN
- a CDS encoding Uma2 family endonuclease; protein product: MSLTVKDLEQLQTQLSDAHLDYRTELVDGKIIVMGLSDYVSEVIIARLIFFLQNWVIPRSLGYVTGSSAGFRLPDGNLRGPDVSFVPAQKMRQAPRAFAELVPDLAIEVRSASDNIKPLVEKLEKFLELGSQVGILVDPKNLIVTVYRANSKPVVLSSEDTLTIPELLPGWELSIAEIWPPVFDEEL
- a CDS encoding HEAT repeat domain-containing protein, whose translation is MDKRFSQLFNLSEDQAIALLEMPLDQLADPSDRYVAACHLMRYPTERSIAALIKAIQNQEDDLYNRIARRKAVESLGRLKAEIAMPTLRECLTDSDIYTVENTVWAIGQIGTDDPQILEQISQLLQQPNQSYRVIIQVLTQLGYQPALEAIQPFIDSDDLCISSVAIAATCQLSGDFSSMDRVVGFLHSDNLNVRRACIQDLMDTHHYPALPRIVQCPVSIVFRLRGIKHLAQSGIAAQKFTFSEVEPYFDQVIRDHPDTLEFVHEYDQTPTIEFAINELYSTDFGRCYLASHTLLHTYPQEAPEALLATFADKANNDYGAHYHVVKLLGWLGYSPAYNLLVEALHNEAPQFQKSRAAAAIALGNLGATEAIPLLHEALKTSIFDLKYAALLALDQLGDRKGGEICAQDQDLILQAKALTQASH
- a CDS encoding phycobilisome rod-core linker polypeptide, coding for MSVVLDDPIELWSASSLDEQQIVIRAVYKQVLGNPHVMDSERLVTAESQLIQGDITVREFVRAVAKSDFYRSRYFESCAPYRFVELNFKHLLGRAPVDQAELSEHITLCIEQGYDAEIDSYIDSVEYQEKFGDNIVPYYQGSISQVGLKQVDYNRTLSLYQGNAGVDSAFKGSRLVQDVATNSTTKIKLPSTGGRVAAYQDATEKTFEILVTGSKFDCPRHVSTTRYLVSGAKMTPQIQRIHRAGGKIVSITEVA
- a CDS encoding sensor histidine kinase translates to MFEWMMPTLSEILGQLEPIANGQHKAERSWCGAIAALNDLLDRDELSQGLILCSSPILAHPHPQITSWLFLPLQETHSLLFKLPPSPSESGDLPLTPVGSSPLYDGAPLSSDQSSCPLTAKTLLAPQDPLHYEQFAVVLTPSLSLVMAIAPQTTGDLGFQFSFDPQDVERAWNALRSRVCLTGTPEDVQHLDNLYHQFPPVAPGYQTVTAFSRLMVQYLPEPSVAVSTADRSSERVKKQTPPSPTTTASQPDLELLQAIAHGVKTPLATIRTYTRLLLKRSNLPPEVLKRLHTIDRECTEQIDRFNLIFRAVELETTPTKSQSTQLTTTSLAQVFQDGIPQWQKQAGRRNVTLDVVLPQHTPTVVSDPHLLDQVLTNVIQNFTSTLPTGSHVQVEVTPAGNQLKLQLISETPQACPSLSPFKALGQVLMFQPETGNLSLNLSVTKNLFEAIGGKFLIRQRPKQGEVMTIFLPIR